caagtttgcaccaaataccccttaactgaccttccgttagtcctccgttaagtcgtgtttataattTACAGTATACCcctttttataaacttaatgcataatatacacctattttaaaattaagttgCACTAGATACCCAAATTGCAGGAATTTGAATTTAACGGCTAGTTTTTAAACCTAGGAAGCAAAATATAGCCGTTATGTTCTTGCTGCATATAAATGCTACTAGTGTTCACCTCACTTGCATACTTTCCCCTCTCCAAATTAGCCATGAGCTCTCATTCAAAAACCGAATCTTCTTCCATCCCAAATTTAGCATACATTAGATTTCCTAATAAAAATTGCTATTGCGGGAGAAGATTTGCAATTAGGAGCTCGGAAACGGCAAAAAATCCGCAAAAGctttactacaagtgtgatccttgtgaTAATTTCAAATGGTGCAAAGGTTTTCTTGAGCACACAAGTGATGAAGTTCAGAGCAAGGGAAACAGAGATGATGAAaacaggggaatgcaagaaCAAAGCTGGGGAATGCAAGAACAGAGCAGGGGAATGCATGAAGAGTTGAAGCTATTGAAGAAGAAGATCAAACAACAGAAACAGCAAATCAATTTTGCAATAAAAATTGGTGTATTAATGTTTGCATTTCTGATTTGGATAGCAATGAAGTAAAGTTGTAACAAATTTCATGAAATAAAGAGACTTTGTTCCATAAATACTTGTTCAAGCAAATAAGCTTTACATAAACTGAACTTTAAGTGGACAAACACCACTGAACTGCACAAAAAGAGGTGTTCTAAGCATTTCACTGTTTCCAAAAAATGATCTCTGCACAACTGTTTCCAAAAACTGATTCTAACTAAACTGATTCTGACTAAACTGATTTGACTAAGTTAGTTTAGCTTTGTGCACTACAATTCACAAAATATAGCCAACTGAGGTGACTATGCAGCTGTCTTTGACCTCTTCCTTGTGTTTGGTCCCCCATTTGATGTACTTGCTCCTGCTGCACCACTCTTTGAAGTACTTGGTCCAGTGGCACTTGTTCCTCCACTCTTGCATGTTCTTGAGTTGTGACCAAACTCTCTACACTTTCCACATTTCACATTTGTGTTCCTCTTCCCTTTCTTTGGTTCATTTGcccctctctttctcttcttagcaGGTCTGCCAGATGGTCTTTTGATGGTTGGAGGCTGAATGGAAGGAAGGCCAAAGTCAGGCCACTGAGATGGATCTGCCATAGGATGAATATGCTCTGCATAGGTTAGCTTGTATGCAGCAGCCTTGAACCATGGGGATATGAAATCATGGGGGTTCATCCTTTGGTCATATATGACCCTCAGTGCATGCTTGCAGGGGATTCCACAGATCTGCCACTTCCCACAGGCACAACTTCTTGTTGCAAGCCTAATTGGGAAGTTGACATGTCCATCCCTAACCTCAAATTCACCCCCTCCACATGCTGTGGCATAACATAACCTGGACTCAGCTGTCCTCTCCTCTAACTCTTTCAATGCATATGCAGTGAGCTGACCTTCCTCCATGTCAACTGCCTTGTCAAATCTAGCCCCCACCCTCTGCATACACCAACTTCTGATTGCTGTACACCAGACATTAACCAACAAACAACAAGTTCaggggtatattatgcatgaatatgattaaacaacaaacaacaagttcaagggtaatattatgcatgaatatgaTTAGAAGAGTTATACCTTCCAATAATGAGAAGACAGGCATGTCTCTGAAGGGCTTTGTGCATGCATTGAATGACTCCACAAAGTTTGTtgtgttgtgatcacaacaaaCAGTAGAGTCAAACTTATGCCTAGACCACTGCTCAATGCAGCTGTTCAAGTATGCAGTGGCATTTGCATTGTACTCACTGATCTTTTCCATGGCCTTACCAAACACATACTCATTGTATGCATTAGCAGCTATCCAAAAGAGCTTGTGGAATGCAGATCCACTGAAGCCATTGTTCTTACAATTCATGTATAGGTGTTGGCAGCAAACTCTCCTAGTTGCTCTAGGAAAAGTTTCTCTAACTGCCAACTCAACACCCTACACATCAGCAAACAACAAAAACAGGTTCATTAATATAGAAACATAAACATAAGAAAAAGTAAAGATCAGAAAAGAGTAAATATCAGATCAGTACACATACCTTCATCCTATCACTGATGAAGGTCCAATCATCTCTGTTGCAACCCTCCTGCTCAAACATTTGCCTCAAACATCTCATGAAGTAGGTCCAACTGTCACAACTCTCAGTGTCTACTATCCCATAGGCAAGAACAAAAATTTCATTGTTCCCATCTATGCCAACTGCTGTCAGTAGAATGCCCTTGTAGAAACCACTTAAATGAGCCCCATCTATTCCAATTATGGGCCTACAACCCCTTAGAAACCCCCTGACTTGTGCAGCAAATGAGAAGAAGCAAGCTCTGAATTTTGGGTTCACATCCCCACTACTGGCCCCCCATGTTATAAGTGCATGACTCCCTGGGTTTGTTTGCTTAATCATCTCAGCATATCTAGGCAACAGCTCATATGCTTCAGCCCAACCACCATGCAGCTTTCCCTTTGCCATACTCCTGACCTTGTACAATAGCCTCTTTTTCACCCTCAACTGAAACTTCTCCTGTGCATACCTCCTCAATGTCTCCACTGGAATCTCTGGATTTGCCTCTATTTCCCCCAACATATGCTTACACAACCACTCAGAGGTCACCACTGGATTCTCCTCAAGCCTCCCACAAGTTCTGTGGGACCCACTGATCACCTTAATGGCCCAGCTAACATTGTCAAACAACCTACTGGCATGTATCCTCCAGTCACATGACTCCACTGCACACACTGCTGTGTACCTCCTATTGTCAGCCCTCTCAACACTAAGCCCAAACCCCTCCTGTATGCAGTAACTTCTCAACACTTCAAGAAATGTGGCCTTATCATGAAAGATCAACCAGGGTTCTAACTTAATGGACCCATATGGTTGATCAGTCCATATTTTGCCATTTTTATAGGCCTTATCCATCTTTGAGGAACCATTTAGACAATCCTCAAACCCCAAATCAGGAATATCATCAGGAATCacctcatcatcaacatcagaATCAATCCAATCATTCAGAACATCCTCTTGTTCAGAATCTGATTCCTCATAATCAGAATCCTCACTCTCCTCTTCTGAACATATCTCACCAACATCAGCAAAAACCCCTGGTGTCTTAGACCTTCCTGTACCCTTTCTCCCTTTTCCCTTTCCCTTGGAAACCCAAGTTCCAGCCTTCTTAGCAGTGACTTTGTTAACCCTAAACCCCTCAGGTCTAGCTCTGCCCCCCTTCTTTTTCACTGGCTGAGCTTGATCAGGTGGTGCTTGATTGTTAGGCTCATCAGTTTGGTTGTTCTGTGGTGGAGTGGGattttgtggtggtggtggaggggtgTGATGTTGTGGTGGAGAGGTGGGATGTTCTGGTGgtggtgtgtgttgttgttgttgtggtggaGAGGTGGGATGTTCTGGTGgtggtgtgtgttgttgttgttttggttGGGTGGGTTCTTTCTGTGGTGGGggtggtgggggtggtggtgtAGGTTGTTTGGTGGGTTGTTTAGGTGGGGTGGGTTGTTTCTGTGGGGTGGGTTGTTTAGCTGATGCCCTCCTTTTGGGGGTTAGTTTCTTAGAAGCAGGCTTATCCTTGCCTTTTGACTTAGAAGCAACATGATTTGTGTGTTTGGGTGGGGTGGGTTGTTTCTTTGGGGATTCTTGTGTTTGTTGTGGTTGAGAGCAACCTGGAAACACCTCATCAGCATCATCTTTGCTAATGACTCTCACATACTCAACCTTCATGTCCTCACAATCAACAACAGGGACCTCCATAGCCACAGTGTACTCCATTTGTTCCTGTATTTCCCTCAAAATGTCCTCCCTTTCCTGTTGTTTCCTCATTGcctcttcctcctctctttGAGCCCTCAACAGTTCCTCTTGTCTCTCCTTAAGTTGTCTCTCTTTTTCCTTTCTATGATTCTCAATTGTTGCAACAGCATTCCTAAACACCAATCCTGGTTTATCTGTTCCCTCAACCCAAATTTCAGCAGTGTCTTTACCCCAATTCCATCCCCACAGAAGCCTTAAAGTCTTATCATCATTCAATTCAACCTTACCACAAGGACCCTCAACATACAAGCTAAAGGTACTAGGCAAAAAAACATCTTGCTTAACTGATTCCTCAAAGATATCAAGAAACAACTTCAACAAACGATATTTTTCCATGTCTCCCACTCTAATATCAAAACTATGTGACCCATAACGTAGTAACAACCAAATAGCACTCATCCTAAAGggaaaaaataatgaaactaaCATCAATTTTCATTCCAACAACCACAATTGACCAATAACCAACAAGAAATTTGcgcaattttaaaaaaaaaactgacaatttcacaaaccctaaccctaatcgatttcgtgaaaaaaaaacaagtttacCAGCAAAATTAAACAGAGGAGAAGATATTATTACCTGGAAGTAGACTAACCAACTTTAAAATTCCCGTTTCCTCTTCAACACTAACTCAACTGGAAATCGCCTCAAGTTTCTCCCTTTTTTGTCGCGATTGAAGCAAAATTACAACCCACGAACTCGCCTTTAAGGTGCGCagcaaaattcacaaaaatatttaagatctacccagaatttctagggtttgagtaggaTTAGAGCTTgaagaagaacaggggagaggagagagaaagagaaaaatgtgaacggtttttttttttttggtctttcTGTGAAAGTGAAGGAAGTCAATGgcgctaaaccaaaattaagggCAAATAAGTAAAACACCACTAACGGAAGACTAACGGCGTTAGTTGACAGGTGCATGTCATGAACAGTAcggataaataggggtatattatgtgaatcgaaacaggcgagggtatttggtgcgttttttaaaacctcgggggcatttcatgaaaaaaccgttgttTAAACTCAAGATCAAGAGTTCAAACCTTATGCTAATCATATTTGACATTTTTTT
This Spinacia oleracea cultivar Varoflay chromosome 6, BTI_SOV_V1, whole genome shotgun sequence DNA region includes the following protein-coding sequences:
- the LOC130463143 gene encoding uncharacterized protein, encoding MSAIWLLLRYGSHSFDIRVGDMEKYRLLKLFLDIFEESVKQDVFLPSTFSLYVEGPCGKVELNDDKTLRLLWGWNWGKDTAEIWVEGTDKPGLVFRNAVATIENHRKEKERQLKERQEELLRAQREEEEAMRKQQEREDILREIQEQMEYTVAMEVPVVDCEDMKVEYVRVISKDDADEVFPGCSQPQQTQESPKKQPTPPKHTNHVASKSKGKDKPASKKLTPKRRASAKQPTPQKQPTPPKQPTKQPTPPPPPPPPQKEPTQPKQQQHTPPPEHPTSPPQQQQHTPPPEHPTSPPQHHTPPPPPQNPTPPQNNQTDEPNNQAPPDQAQPVKKKGGRARPEGFRVNKVTAKKAGTWVSKGKGKGRKGTGRSKTPGVFADVGEICSEEESEDSDYEESDSEQEDVLNDWIDSDVDDEVIPDDIPDLGFEDCLNGSSKMDKAYKNGKIWTDQPYGSIKLEPWLIFHDKATFLEVLRSYCIQEGFGLSVERADNRRYTAVCAVESCDWRIHASRLFDNVSWAIKVISGSHRTCGRLEENPVVTSEWLCKHMLGEIEANPEIPVETLRRYAQEKFQLRVKKRLLYKVRSMAKGKLHGGWAEAYELLPRYAEMIKQTNPGSHALITWGASSGDVNPKFRACFFSFAAQVRGFLRGCRPIIGIDGAHLSGFYKGILLTAVGIDGNNEIFVLAYGIVDTESCDSWTYFMRCLRQMFEQEGCNRDDWTFISDRMKGVELAVRETFPRATRRVCCQHLYMNCKNNGFSGSAFHKLFWIAANAYNEYVFGKAMEKISEYNANATAYLNSCIEQWSRHKFDSTVCCDHNTTNFVESFNACTKPFRDMPVFSLLEAIRSWCMQRVGARFDKAVDMEEGQLTAYALKELEERTAESRLCYATACGGGEFEVRDGHVNFPIRLATRSCACGKWQICGIPCKHALRVIYDQRMNPHDFISPWFKAAAYKLTYAEHIHPMADPSQWPDFGLPSIQPPTIKRPSGRPAKKRKRGANEPKKGKRNTNVKCGKCREFGHNSRTCKSGGTSATGPSTSKSGAAGASTSNGGPNTRKRSKTAA